One window of the Triticum dicoccoides isolate Atlit2015 ecotype Zavitan chromosome 3B, WEW_v2.0, whole genome shotgun sequence genome contains the following:
- the LOC119278902 gene encoding disease resistance protein Pik-2-like isoform X1 translates to MEATGISIGKSVLRGALNYAQSTVAEEVALQLGVQRDRSFIIDELEMMQGFLMATHDERDDNKVVKIWVKQVRDVSYAVEDCVLDFVVRLEKQSWWCLARTVLARRYAAKQMKELRAKVEEVSQRNQRYHLIKGSSSNHTSAAGQPTISSATMSAADDARLQWQKAKMDLAKLINYKSDALRVIALWGTSTSDLQEMSIIGSAYEDPIIHKNFDCCALITLMCPFSQTDFIRSIVRQIYINSFQELGEEEKTTIGAEVLKMMVPVTEDGLAYEFKRYLNDKSYLIVLNKINTIEDWDCIKTCFPDNKKGSRIIVSTEQVEVASLCVGAEDEALVRKKLFADQSLYVFYSKFSQEGRNSVEKGSTSYVASPGINSSAHKNILTRMETMSTLEESRLIGRGNQKEEIINLISNKDPQHFHVFSLWGMGGIGKTTLVTDIYQTQEISSMFDKRACVTVMRPFNSAALLESLIMQFRDKNEDNNDTDIRRCLEGKKYLLVLDDLWSIGEWNAIKQYLPETAASCIIVTTREENIAKHCSRDERNIYPLHHLGPVDACTLFTKKVFKETVNLDEQYPELVEQAKLILKKCGGLPLALVTIGGFLASQPKTAFEWRKLNEHISAELEMNPELEIIKAVLMKSYDGLPYHLKACFLYLAIFPEDYMIVRRRLVRRWIAEGYSSEVRGKSVEEILDGYFMELISRSMILPSQQSIHSRKGIDSCHVHDLIREIAISKSMQENLVFTLEEGCSLNNQGTVRHLAVSSDWKGDQSEFENIVDLSKVRSLTVFGNWRPFYISEKMRLLRVLDLEGKWDLVDHHLEDIGKLVHLRYLSLRGHAEIFHLPNSLGNLRQLQTLDISGTNILKLPSTISKLVKMQRILATGIGQMHPTIYVNRQSVMSLPSNLIRCCVACCVPNHVGKEILGLADGVLKRHDVCTAFCCSILPYYAAGRNRGGVEVARGIWKLKALHTLRTVDVSVGKVVLEDIKKLTRLRKLGLTGINKRNGQELCSAIARLSSLESLSLHSHSLSGCLDDLSSPPENLQSLKLIGNLVKLPEWIQGLKSLVKLKLERSSISEHDAAMHVLGNLPNLATLRLLGHSFFGEEVSFRREAFPSLKVLQLVWIENINLVGFEEGAAPKLELVQFYTGRWSPSIGLFSGLPYLPSLKEFMLEESHWRETQSGFVENLRGQLAENQNGPVLKSWSRWK, encoded by the exons ATGGAGGCGACGGGCATCAGCATTGGAAAGTCCGTGTTGAGGGGGGCGCTCAACTATGCCCAGTCCACTGTGGCCGAGGAGGTGGCTCTGCAGCTTGGTGTCCAGCGTGACCGCTCCTTCATTATAGATGAGCTTGAGATGATGCAAGGTTTCCTGATGGCCACACATGATGAGCGGGATGACAACAAGGTGGTAAAGATCTGGGTGAAGCAAGTTCGCGATGTGTCCTATGCTGTCGAGGACTGCGTCCTGGATTTTGTTGTCCGTCTTGAGAAGCAATCTTGGTGGTGTCTCGCTCGGACGGTGCTAGCCCGGCGTTATGCGGCGAAGCAGATGAAGGAGCTCAGAGCAAAGGTGGAGGAGGTCAGCCAGAGGAACCAACGGTATCACCTCATCAAGGGCTCTAGCTCCAATCATACCTCCGCTGCTGGGCAGCCTACCATCTCCAGTGCGACGATGTCCGCCGCCGATGATGCAAGACTGCAATGGCAGAAAGCAAAAATGGATCTCGCCAAGTTGATCAATTACAAGAGTGATGCACTTCGAGTGATAGCGTTGTGGGGCACAAGTACCAGTGATCTGCAGGAGATGTCCATCATCGGAAGTGCCTATGAAGATCCCATAATACACAAGAATTTCGATTGCTGTGCTTTGATCACATTGATGTGTCCTTTCAGTCAGACAGATTTCATTCGAAGCATTGTTCGGCAAATCTATATTAATTCTTTTCAAGAgctgggagaagaagaaaaaacaactATTGGGGCCGAAGTTTTGAAGATGATGGTGCCGGTGACAGAAGATGGTTTGGCTTATGAGTTCAAGAGATATTTGAATGACAAGAGTTATCTAATTGTACTCAATAAAATTAACACCATTGAAGATTGGGATTGCATCAAAACATGTTTCCCAGATAACAAGAAAGGAAGCCGAATCATAGTATCCACTGAGCAAGTTGAAGTTGCAAGCTTATGTGTAGGAGCAGAGGATGAAGCTCTTGTGCGTAAGAAGTTATTTGCTGATCAGTCTCTTTATGTTTTCTACAGTAAG TTTTCTCAGGAGGGAAGGAATTCAGTGGAAAAAGGGTCCACCTCATATGTAGCCTCTCCTGGCATTAACAGCTCTGCACACAAGAACATCCTCACTCGCATGGAGACAATGTCTACTCTAGAGGAATCTCGTCTCATTGGGAGAGGGAATCAAAAAGAGGAAATCATCAATCTTATCTCAAATAAAGATCCCCAGCATTTTCACGTGTTCTCCTTGTGGGGAATGGGTGGTATTGGGAAAACAACACTAGTGACAGATATTTATCAAACCCAAGAGATTAGTAGCATGTTTGATAAGCGTGCTTGTGTCACAGTCATGCGCCCTTTCAACTCAGCAGCACTCCTTGAGAGCTTAATTATGCAATTCAGAGATAAGAATGAAGATAACAATGACACAGATATAAGGAGATGTCTAGAAGGAAAGAAATatttgcttgttcttgatgacctgTGGTCCATAGGAGAGTGGAATGCTATAAAACAATATTTGCCAGAAACGGCAGCAAGCTGCATAATAGTCACCACAAGGGAAGAGAATATAGCGAAGCACTGCTCCAGGGATGAAAGAAATATATACCCTCTTCACCATCTGGGTCCTGTTGATGCATGTACCCTCTTCACCAAAAAG GTATTTAAGGAGACCGTAAATTTGGATGAGCAATACCCAGAGTTGGTTGAACAAGCAAAACTAATATTGAAGAAGTGCGGAGGACTTCCCCTTGCACTAGTCACCATAGGTGGCTTCTTGGCAAGCCAACCAAAAACTGCTTTTGAATGGAGAAAATTGAATGAGCATATCAGTGCTGAGTTGGAGATGAATCCAGAACTCGAGATCATAAAAGCAGTCCTTATGAAAAGCTATGATGGTTTACCCTATCACCTAAAGGCTTGTTTCTTGTATCTGGCCATCTTTCCTGAAGACTACATGATTGTACGGAGACGCTTAGTGCGTCGGTGGATCGCTGAGGGATACTCAAGTGAGGTACGTGGCAAGTCTGTGGAGGAAATATTGGACGGTTACTTCATGGAACTCATAAGCAGGAGCATGATCCTACCATCTCAACAGTCAATTCATAGTAGGAAAGGAATTGACTCCtgccatgtccatgatctcattcgtGAAATTGCCATCTCAAAGTCTATGCAGGAAAATCTTGTTTTCACATTGGAGGAAGGGTGCAGCTTAAATAACCAAGGCACAGTGCGTCATCTTGCTGTAAGTAGTGATTGGAAGGGGGATCAAAGTGAGTTTGAGAATATAGTGGACTTATCCAAAGTGCGATCATTGACAGTGTTTGGAAATTGGAGACCGTTTTACATTTCTGAGAAGATGAGGTTGCTACGAGTGCTGGATTTAGAAGGCAAGTGGGATCTAGTTGATCATCATCTTGAGGACATTGGGAAGCTTGTACATCTTAGATATCTTTCTCTAAGGGGACATGCTGAAATATTTCACCTGCCAAATTCGTTGGGGAATCTGAGACAACTCCAGACACTAGATATTTCAGGTACGAACATATTGAAGCTGCCAAGTACCATCAGCAAGCTTGTGAAGATGCAACGCATTCTTGCTACTGGCATAGGCCAGATGCATCCTACTATATATGTAAATAGGCAGTCGGTCATGAGTTTGCCTTCAAATTTAATTCGTTGTTGTGTGGCTTGTTGTGTACCTAATCATGTGGGAAAGGAGATTCTGGGACTTGCTGATGGTGTACTTAAAAGGCATGATGTATGCACTGCGTTCTGCTGCAGCATATTACCTTACTATGCAGCAGGACGAAACCGAGGTGGTGTTGAAGTTGCAAGAGGGATTTGGAAGCTGAAGGCCTTGCACACACTGCGTACTGTGGATGTCTCAGTGGGAAAGGTTGTTCTAGAAGATATAAAAAAACTCACCCGGTTACGCAAGTTAGGATTGACAGGCATCAACAAGAGAAACGGTCAAGAGTTGTGTTCAGCAATTGCTCGTCTCAGCAGCCTGGAGTCATTGTCACTGCACTCACATAGTTTATCAGGCTGCTTGGATGACCTGTCCTCACCTCCAGAAAACCTGCAGAGCCTCAAGTTGATAGGCAACCTTGTTAAACTGCCGGAGTGGATCCAAGGTCTCAAAAGTCTCGTGAAGCTGAAGCTAGAGCGGTCGAGTATATCGGAGCATGATGCGGCCATGCACGTCCTTGGGAATCTACCAAACCTGGCCACCCTACGTCTATTGGGTCACTCGTTCTTTGGTGAAGAGGTCAGTTTCCGGCGGGAGGCATTCCCGAGCCTGAAGGTGCTGCAGCTGGTATGGATAGAAAACATCAACCTGGTGGGATTTGAAGAAGGAGCAGCCCCTAAGCTTGAGTTGGTGCAGTTTTACACTGGCCGATGGAGTCCTAGTATTGGTTTGTTCTCTGGGTTACCATATCTCCCAAGCCTCAAGGAATTTATGCTGGAGGAGTCGCACTGGCGTGAGACCCAGTCCGGGTTCGTGGAAAACCTGCGAGGCCAGCTGGCAGAGAATCAAAACGGGCCTGTTTTGAAGAGCTGGAGTCGTTGGAAGTAG
- the LOC119278902 gene encoding disease resistance protein Pik-2-like isoform X2, with protein sequence MEATGISIGKSVLRGALNYAQSTVAEEVALQLGVQRDRSFIIDELEMMQGFLMATHDERDDNKVVKIWVKQVRDVSYAVEDCVLDFVVRLEKQSWWCLARTVLARRYAAKQMKELRAKVEEVSQRNQRYHLIKGSSSNHTSAAGQPTISSATMSAADDARLQWQKAKMDLAKLINYKSDALRVIALWGTSTSDLQEMSIIGSAYEDPIIHKNFDCCALITLMCPFSQTDFIRSIVRQIYINSFQELGEEEKTTIGAEVLKMMVPVTEDGLAYEFKRYLNDKSYLIVLNKINTIEDWDCIKTCFPDNKKGSRIIVSTEQVEVASLCVGAEDEALVRKKLFADQSLYVFYSKEGRNSVEKGSTSYVASPGINSSAHKNILTRMETMSTLEESRLIGRGNQKEEIINLISNKDPQHFHVFSLWGMGGIGKTTLVTDIYQTQEISSMFDKRACVTVMRPFNSAALLESLIMQFRDKNEDNNDTDIRRCLEGKKYLLVLDDLWSIGEWNAIKQYLPETAASCIIVTTREENIAKHCSRDERNIYPLHHLGPVDACTLFTKKVFKETVNLDEQYPELVEQAKLILKKCGGLPLALVTIGGFLASQPKTAFEWRKLNEHISAELEMNPELEIIKAVLMKSYDGLPYHLKACFLYLAIFPEDYMIVRRRLVRRWIAEGYSSEVRGKSVEEILDGYFMELISRSMILPSQQSIHSRKGIDSCHVHDLIREIAISKSMQENLVFTLEEGCSLNNQGTVRHLAVSSDWKGDQSEFENIVDLSKVRSLTVFGNWRPFYISEKMRLLRVLDLEGKWDLVDHHLEDIGKLVHLRYLSLRGHAEIFHLPNSLGNLRQLQTLDISGTNILKLPSTISKLVKMQRILATGIGQMHPTIYVNRQSVMSLPSNLIRCCVACCVPNHVGKEILGLADGVLKRHDVCTAFCCSILPYYAAGRNRGGVEVARGIWKLKALHTLRTVDVSVGKVVLEDIKKLTRLRKLGLTGINKRNGQELCSAIARLSSLESLSLHSHSLSGCLDDLSSPPENLQSLKLIGNLVKLPEWIQGLKSLVKLKLERSSISEHDAAMHVLGNLPNLATLRLLGHSFFGEEVSFRREAFPSLKVLQLVWIENINLVGFEEGAAPKLELVQFYTGRWSPSIGLFSGLPYLPSLKEFMLEESHWRETQSGFVENLRGQLAENQNGPVLKSWSRWK encoded by the exons ATGGAGGCGACGGGCATCAGCATTGGAAAGTCCGTGTTGAGGGGGGCGCTCAACTATGCCCAGTCCACTGTGGCCGAGGAGGTGGCTCTGCAGCTTGGTGTCCAGCGTGACCGCTCCTTCATTATAGATGAGCTTGAGATGATGCAAGGTTTCCTGATGGCCACACATGATGAGCGGGATGACAACAAGGTGGTAAAGATCTGGGTGAAGCAAGTTCGCGATGTGTCCTATGCTGTCGAGGACTGCGTCCTGGATTTTGTTGTCCGTCTTGAGAAGCAATCTTGGTGGTGTCTCGCTCGGACGGTGCTAGCCCGGCGTTATGCGGCGAAGCAGATGAAGGAGCTCAGAGCAAAGGTGGAGGAGGTCAGCCAGAGGAACCAACGGTATCACCTCATCAAGGGCTCTAGCTCCAATCATACCTCCGCTGCTGGGCAGCCTACCATCTCCAGTGCGACGATGTCCGCCGCCGATGATGCAAGACTGCAATGGCAGAAAGCAAAAATGGATCTCGCCAAGTTGATCAATTACAAGAGTGATGCACTTCGAGTGATAGCGTTGTGGGGCACAAGTACCAGTGATCTGCAGGAGATGTCCATCATCGGAAGTGCCTATGAAGATCCCATAATACACAAGAATTTCGATTGCTGTGCTTTGATCACATTGATGTGTCCTTTCAGTCAGACAGATTTCATTCGAAGCATTGTTCGGCAAATCTATATTAATTCTTTTCAAGAgctgggagaagaagaaaaaacaactATTGGGGCCGAAGTTTTGAAGATGATGGTGCCGGTGACAGAAGATGGTTTGGCTTATGAGTTCAAGAGATATTTGAATGACAAGAGTTATCTAATTGTACTCAATAAAATTAACACCATTGAAGATTGGGATTGCATCAAAACATGTTTCCCAGATAACAAGAAAGGAAGCCGAATCATAGTATCCACTGAGCAAGTTGAAGTTGCAAGCTTATGTGTAGGAGCAGAGGATGAAGCTCTTGTGCGTAAGAAGTTATTTGCTGATCAGTCTCTTTATGTTTTCTACAGTAAG GAGGGAAGGAATTCAGTGGAAAAAGGGTCCACCTCATATGTAGCCTCTCCTGGCATTAACAGCTCTGCACACAAGAACATCCTCACTCGCATGGAGACAATGTCTACTCTAGAGGAATCTCGTCTCATTGGGAGAGGGAATCAAAAAGAGGAAATCATCAATCTTATCTCAAATAAAGATCCCCAGCATTTTCACGTGTTCTCCTTGTGGGGAATGGGTGGTATTGGGAAAACAACACTAGTGACAGATATTTATCAAACCCAAGAGATTAGTAGCATGTTTGATAAGCGTGCTTGTGTCACAGTCATGCGCCCTTTCAACTCAGCAGCACTCCTTGAGAGCTTAATTATGCAATTCAGAGATAAGAATGAAGATAACAATGACACAGATATAAGGAGATGTCTAGAAGGAAAGAAATatttgcttgttcttgatgacctgTGGTCCATAGGAGAGTGGAATGCTATAAAACAATATTTGCCAGAAACGGCAGCAAGCTGCATAATAGTCACCACAAGGGAAGAGAATATAGCGAAGCACTGCTCCAGGGATGAAAGAAATATATACCCTCTTCACCATCTGGGTCCTGTTGATGCATGTACCCTCTTCACCAAAAAG GTATTTAAGGAGACCGTAAATTTGGATGAGCAATACCCAGAGTTGGTTGAACAAGCAAAACTAATATTGAAGAAGTGCGGAGGACTTCCCCTTGCACTAGTCACCATAGGTGGCTTCTTGGCAAGCCAACCAAAAACTGCTTTTGAATGGAGAAAATTGAATGAGCATATCAGTGCTGAGTTGGAGATGAATCCAGAACTCGAGATCATAAAAGCAGTCCTTATGAAAAGCTATGATGGTTTACCCTATCACCTAAAGGCTTGTTTCTTGTATCTGGCCATCTTTCCTGAAGACTACATGATTGTACGGAGACGCTTAGTGCGTCGGTGGATCGCTGAGGGATACTCAAGTGAGGTACGTGGCAAGTCTGTGGAGGAAATATTGGACGGTTACTTCATGGAACTCATAAGCAGGAGCATGATCCTACCATCTCAACAGTCAATTCATAGTAGGAAAGGAATTGACTCCtgccatgtccatgatctcattcgtGAAATTGCCATCTCAAAGTCTATGCAGGAAAATCTTGTTTTCACATTGGAGGAAGGGTGCAGCTTAAATAACCAAGGCACAGTGCGTCATCTTGCTGTAAGTAGTGATTGGAAGGGGGATCAAAGTGAGTTTGAGAATATAGTGGACTTATCCAAAGTGCGATCATTGACAGTGTTTGGAAATTGGAGACCGTTTTACATTTCTGAGAAGATGAGGTTGCTACGAGTGCTGGATTTAGAAGGCAAGTGGGATCTAGTTGATCATCATCTTGAGGACATTGGGAAGCTTGTACATCTTAGATATCTTTCTCTAAGGGGACATGCTGAAATATTTCACCTGCCAAATTCGTTGGGGAATCTGAGACAACTCCAGACACTAGATATTTCAGGTACGAACATATTGAAGCTGCCAAGTACCATCAGCAAGCTTGTGAAGATGCAACGCATTCTTGCTACTGGCATAGGCCAGATGCATCCTACTATATATGTAAATAGGCAGTCGGTCATGAGTTTGCCTTCAAATTTAATTCGTTGTTGTGTGGCTTGTTGTGTACCTAATCATGTGGGAAAGGAGATTCTGGGACTTGCTGATGGTGTACTTAAAAGGCATGATGTATGCACTGCGTTCTGCTGCAGCATATTACCTTACTATGCAGCAGGACGAAACCGAGGTGGTGTTGAAGTTGCAAGAGGGATTTGGAAGCTGAAGGCCTTGCACACACTGCGTACTGTGGATGTCTCAGTGGGAAAGGTTGTTCTAGAAGATATAAAAAAACTCACCCGGTTACGCAAGTTAGGATTGACAGGCATCAACAAGAGAAACGGTCAAGAGTTGTGTTCAGCAATTGCTCGTCTCAGCAGCCTGGAGTCATTGTCACTGCACTCACATAGTTTATCAGGCTGCTTGGATGACCTGTCCTCACCTCCAGAAAACCTGCAGAGCCTCAAGTTGATAGGCAACCTTGTTAAACTGCCGGAGTGGATCCAAGGTCTCAAAAGTCTCGTGAAGCTGAAGCTAGAGCGGTCGAGTATATCGGAGCATGATGCGGCCATGCACGTCCTTGGGAATCTACCAAACCTGGCCACCCTACGTCTATTGGGTCACTCGTTCTTTGGTGAAGAGGTCAGTTTCCGGCGGGAGGCATTCCCGAGCCTGAAGGTGCTGCAGCTGGTATGGATAGAAAACATCAACCTGGTGGGATTTGAAGAAGGAGCAGCCCCTAAGCTTGAGTTGGTGCAGTTTTACACTGGCCGATGGAGTCCTAGTATTGGTTTGTTCTCTGGGTTACCATATCTCCCAAGCCTCAAGGAATTTATGCTGGAGGAGTCGCACTGGCGTGAGACCCAGTCCGGGTTCGTGGAAAACCTGCGAGGCCAGCTGGCAGAGAATCAAAACGGGCCTGTTTTGAAGAGCTGGAGTCGTTGGAAGTAG